A window from Pseudobutyrivibrio ruminis HUN009 encodes these proteins:
- a CDS encoding acetyl-CoA C-acetyltransferase, translated as MGKKVVIASACRTAIGTMGGSLSNTPAVDLGAIVIKEAVKRAGIKPEDVEHVYMGCVIQAGLGQNVARQAAIKAGLPNETTAVTTNVVCGSGLNCVNQAAQMIIAGDADVVVAGGMENMSLAPFALPNGRFGYRMTWPSNSQGALVDTMVKDALWDAYNDYHMIKTADNVAEQWKLTREELDEFAVNSQNKACKAIETGAFKDEIVPVEIKKKKETVIFDTDEGPRPGTTMEGLAKLKALYPNGVVTAGNASGINDGAAALVVMSEEKAKELGVKPLATWVAGALGGCAPEIMGVGPVPATKKALAKAGLTIDDLDVYEANEAFAAQSVAVGKELGFDLNKLNPNGGAIALGHPVGASGARILVTLLYDMIHNPEYKKGLATLCIGGGMGCATIVEKYEG; from the coding sequence ATGGGAAAAAAAGTAGTTATTGCTAGCGCATGTAGAACAGCCATTGGTACAATGGGCGGATCACTTAGCAACACTCCAGCAGTAGACTTAGGTGCTATCGTAATTAAAGAGGCAGTTAAGAGAGCTGGAATCAAGCCAGAGGACGTAGAGCACGTATATATGGGATGTGTTATCCAGGCAGGTTTAGGACAGAACGTTGCTCGTCAGGCAGCTATCAAGGCTGGTCTTCCAAACGAGACAACAGCTGTTACTACAAACGTTGTTTGTGGTTCAGGTCTTAACTGTGTAAACCAGGCAGCTCAGATGATTATCGCTGGTGACGCTGATGTTGTTGTAGCTGGTGGTATGGAGAACATGTCACTTGCTCCATTCGCACTTCCAAATGGTCGTTTCGGTTACAGAATGACATGGCCATCAAACAGCCAGGGTGCTTTAGTAGATACAATGGTTAAGGATGCTCTTTGGGATGCATACAATGATTACCACATGATTAAGACAGCTGATAACGTAGCTGAGCAGTGGAAGCTTACAAGAGAAGAGCTTGATGAGTTCGCAGTTAACTCTCAGAACAAGGCTTGCAAGGCTATCGAAACTGGTGCATTCAAGGACGAAATCGTTCCTGTAGAAATCAAGAAGAAGAAAGAAACAGTTATCTTCGATACAGATGAAGGCCCAAGACCAGGCACAACAATGGAAGGTCTTGCTAAGCTTAAGGCTCTTTATCCAAACGGTGTTGTTACAGCTGGTAATGCTTCAGGTATCAACGATGGTGCAGCTGCACTCGTAGTTATGTCTGAGGAGAAGGCTAAGGAACTTGGTGTTAAGCCACTTGCTACATGGGTAGCTGGTGCACTTGGCGGATGCGCTCCAGAAATCATGGGTGTTGGTCCAGTTCCAGCAACAAAGAAGGCTCTTGCTAAGGCAGGTCTTACAATTGATGATCTTGATGTATACGAAGCAAACGAAGCATTCGCTGCTCAGTCAGTAGCAGTTGGTAAGGAGCTTGGCTTCGATCTTAACAAGCTCAATCCAAACGGTGGTGCTATCGCTCTTGGACATCCAGTAGGAGCTTCAGGTGCTCGTATTCTTGTAACATTACTTTACGATATGATTCACAACCCAGAGTACAAGAAGGGTCTTGCTACTCTTTGCATCGGTGGCGGTATGGGTTGCGCTACTATCGTTGAGAAGTACGAAGGCTAA
- a CDS encoding acyl-CoA dehydrogenase — MDFTLDKKHEMARQLFRDFAQNEVKPVAQEIDETECFPRENVEKMMKYGFMGIPVPKEYGGQGCDVLTYIMCVEELSKVCGTTGVIVSAHTSLCCDPILTYGTEEQKQKYLVPLASGKKLGAFALTEPGAGTDAQGAQTKAVEDGDSWVLNGSKCFITNGKEADIYIVIAVTDIVEDAKGRKSKKFSAFIVEKDTPGFTFGTKEKKMGIRASSTYELIFQDCRIPKENLLGTRGKGFGIAMHTLDGGRIGIAAQALGIGEGSIDATIDFVKERKQFGRPIAAFQNTSFQLADMKARMDAAKYLVYKAACTKDQYAIDHKTSYSVEAAEAKLFAAEAAMAVTTKAVQLHGGYGYTREYDVERMMRDAKITEIYEGTSEVQRMVISGSMLK, encoded by the coding sequence ATGGATTTTACATTAGATAAAAAGCATGAGATGGCTAGACAGTTATTCAGAGATTTCGCTCAGAATGAAGTAAAGCCAGTTGCTCAGGAAATTGATGAGACAGAGTGCTTCCCACGTGAGAACGTTGAGAAGATGATGAAGTATGGCTTCATGGGTATTCCAGTACCAAAGGAGTACGGCGGACAGGGATGTGATGTTCTTACATACATCATGTGCGTAGAGGAGCTTTCAAAGGTTTGCGGTACAACAGGTGTTATCGTTTCAGCACATACATCACTTTGCTGCGATCCTATTCTTACATATGGTACAGAAGAGCAGAAGCAGAAGTACTTAGTTCCACTTGCAAGTGGTAAGAAGCTTGGTGCATTCGCACTTACAGAGCCAGGTGCTGGTACAGATGCTCAGGGTGCTCAGACAAAGGCTGTTGAAGATGGAGATTCTTGGGTACTTAACGGATCTAAGTGCTTCATCACAAACGGTAAAGAAGCTGATATCTACATCGTTATCGCTGTTACAGATATCGTTGAAGATGCTAAGGGACGTAAGTCTAAGAAGTTCTCTGCATTCATCGTAGAGAAGGACACACCAGGATTTACATTCGGTACAAAGGAGAAGAAGATGGGTATCCGTGCTTCTTCTACATACGAGCTTATCTTCCAGGATTGCCGTATTCCAAAGGAGAACCTCCTTGGTACAAGAGGCAAGGGATTTGGTATCGCTATGCACACACTTGATGGTGGACGTATTGGTATCGCTGCACAGGCTCTTGGTATTGGTGAAGGCTCAATCGACGCGACAATTGATTTCGTAAAGGAGAGAAAGCAGTTTGGTCGTCCAATCGCTGCATTCCAGAATACATCATTCCAGCTTGCTGACATGAAGGCTCGTATGGATGCTGCTAAGTATCTTGTTTACAAGGCTGCTTGCACAAAGGATCAGTATGCCATTGATCACAAGACAAGCTACTCTGTAGAAGCTGCTGAGGCTAAGCTTTTCGCTGCTGAGGCTGCTATGGCTGTTACTACAAAGGCTGTTCAGCTCCACGGTGGTTACGGTTATACAAGAGAGTACGATGTTGAGCGCATGATGCGTGATGCAAAGATTACAGAAATTTATGAGGGAACATCTGAGGTTCAGAGAATGGTTATCTCTGGCTCAATGCTCAAATAA
- a CDS encoding 3-hydroxyacyl-CoA dehydrogenase family protein, translating into MKVGVIGAGTMGQGIAKAFAMVDGYEVALCDIKQEWAEGGKDKIAKGYARLVEKGKMEQAAVDAILAKITPGVKEDLCKDCDLIVEAAFENMEVKKTTFKELDEIAKPECIFASNTSSLSITEIGNGLNRPMIGMHFFNPADRMKLVEVIAGVNTPAETVDAIKKIAEEIGKTPVQVNEAAGFVVNRILIPMINEAAFIKMEGVSDIAGIDAAMKLGANHPMGPLELGDFIGLDICLAIMDVLYNETGDSKYRACPLLRKMVRGGNLGVKSGKGFYVYNADRTKTAVDAQ; encoded by the coding sequence ATGAAGGTAGGCGTAATTGGCGCAGGTACAATGGGCCAGGGCATTGCTAAGGCATTTGCTATGGTTGATGGTTATGAAGTAGCTCTTTGCGATATTAAGCAGGAGTGGGCAGAAGGCGGAAAGGACAAGATTGCAAAGGGTTATGCAAGACTTGTTGAAAAAGGCAAAATGGAGCAGGCAGCTGTAGATGCTATCTTAGCTAAGATTACTCCAGGTGTTAAGGAAGACCTTTGCAAGGATTGTGACCTCATCGTAGAGGCTGCTTTCGAGAATATGGAAGTTAAGAAGACAACATTTAAGGAGCTTGACGAAATCGCTAAGCCTGAGTGCATCTTCGCTTCTAACACATCATCACTTTCTATCACAGAAATCGGAAATGGTCTTAACCGTCCAATGATCGGTATGCACTTCTTCAATCCTGCAGATAGAATGAAGCTTGTAGAAGTTATCGCTGGTGTTAACACACCTGCTGAGACAGTTGATGCAATCAAGAAGATTGCTGAGGAAATCGGAAAGACTCCTGTACAGGTTAACGAAGCAGCTGGTTTCGTCGTAAACCGTATCCTTATCCCAATGATCAACGAAGCTGCTTTCATCAAGATGGAAGGTGTTTCAGATATCGCTGGTATCGATGCAGCTATGAAGCTTGGTGCTAACCACCCAATGGGACCACTTGAGCTTGGTGATTTCATCGGTCTTGATATTTGCCTTGCAATTATGGACGTTCTTTACAACGAAACAGGTGACAGCAAGTATCGTGCTTGCCCACTCCTTCGTAAGATGGTTCGTGGTGGTAACCTTGGTGTTAAGTCTGGTAAGGGATTCTACGTATACAACGCAGACCGTACTAAGACTGCTGTAGACGCTCAGTAA